One Thermofilum pendens Hrk 5 DNA segment encodes these proteins:
- a CDS encoding TldD/PmbA family protein: MHEDDVKLVLGKAGSLGVQFAEVRFEESTREIISYVNGRIASMSNQRLRGVGVRVLYNGNFGFASTFDLSRDGLLSALEEAFKAARALGPGNKRLAEVEASKRRYSIEGVKRHPARAELAEKLDLVKRAYETLKSGGASSAVVRYGAYYGRVEVYTSEGLEVSSERLVTGVSATAVLRENGRVGDGTETYGASKGLEAFTGDRAPEAIAEKALEVARAALNASRPPAGLQTVITRPELTGVFAHESFGHLTEGDGVFAGSSPLVGRLGEVLASEQVTIVDSGFDERGGYVLLADDEGVPTERTILVEKGVLKGYLHSRESAALTGMKPTGNGRAQSFAHDVIVRMRNTFFEAGDWTEEEIIRETRHGILLDKPAGGQVEEDGTFTFNARIGYIVENGELKQPVRDVVLAGNILEMLKYVDAAGKNVEISTSPFGGCGKWGQMVHVGDGGPTLRVSRLLVGGER, encoded by the coding sequence ATGCACGAAGACGACGTGAAGCTGGTACTCGGGAAAGCGGGTTCTCTGGGCGTACAGTTCGCCGAGGTCCGGTTCGAGGAGAGCACCCGCGAGATCATCTCCTACGTTAACGGCAGGATAGCTTCTATGAGCAACCAGCGCCTGAGGGGAGTCGGCGTAAGGGTGCTCTACAACGGCAACTTCGGCTTCGCATCCACCTTCGACTTGAGCAGGGATGGGTTGCTCTCGGCGCTCGAAGAGGCCTTCAAGGCGGCTAGGGCTCTGGGGCCCGGCAACAAGAGGCTAGCGGAGGTGGAGGCCTCCAAGAGGCGGTACAGCATAGAGGGCGTGAAGAGGCACCCGGCGCGCGCAGAGCTCGCGGAGAAGCTCGACCTCGTCAAGAGGGCTTACGAGACCCTAAAGTCCGGGGGCGCCTCCTCGGCTGTCGTGAGGTACGGGGCGTACTACGGGAGGGTGGAGGTCTATACGAGCGAGGGGCTGGAGGTGTCCTCGGAGAGGCTCGTTACGGGCGTCTCGGCTACCGCCGTGCTTAGGGAGAACGGCAGGGTGGGCGACGGGACCGAGACTTACGGAGCGTCGAAGGGCCTCGAGGCGTTCACGGGGGACCGCGCGCCCGAGGCTATAGCCGAGAAGGCACTCGAGGTCGCTAGGGCCGCGCTGAACGCGTCTAGGCCTCCCGCCGGGCTACAGACCGTCATCACCCGCCCCGAGCTCACGGGGGTGTTCGCCCACGAGAGCTTCGGGCACTTGACGGAAGGCGACGGGGTGTTCGCCGGGTCCAGCCCGCTGGTCGGGAGGCTGGGAGAGGTACTCGCAAGCGAGCAGGTAACAATAGTCGACTCCGGGTTCGACGAGAGGGGAGGCTACGTGTTGCTCGCCGACGACGAGGGGGTTCCCACGGAGCGCACGATCCTAGTGGAGAAGGGGGTGCTCAAGGGCTACCTGCACAGCAGGGAGAGCGCGGCACTCACGGGGATGAAGCCTACAGGCAACGGGCGCGCGCAGAGCTTTGCCCACGACGTGATCGTCCGCATGCGCAACACGTTCTTCGAGGCCGGCGACTGGACCGAGGAAGAGATAATCAGGGAGACTAGGCACGGCATACTGCTGGACAAGCCGGCGGGCGGGCAGGTGGAGGAGGACGGCACGTTCACGTTCAACGCCAGGATAGGGTATATAGTGGAGAACGGGGAGCTGAAGCAGCCAGTCAGGGACGTCGTACTGGCGGGGAACATACTCGAGATGCTGAAGTACGTAGATGCCGCCGGTAAAAACGTAGAAATATCCACGAGCCCCTTCGGCGGTTGCGGCAAGTGGGGACAGATGGTCCACGTAGGCGACGGTGGACCGACGCTCAGAGTTTCCCGCTTGCTCGTGGGTGGTGAGAGATGA
- the upp gene encoding uracil phosphoribosyltransferase: MVSLGSVKVLGNPVLQEILGKLRSRDTPRREFRELLFKAGVFEAYEIAEELPTEECSVETPLGRRAPCVRVTGKLAIVAVLRAALPMAMGMLEVFPDAALGFVAAKRLEADAPPRDWRLEVSVPYVSMPPDAENLVIVDPMLATGSTLASVIERLKGGGYSYGRLYVATVISTEQGIRRVLSVEPEARIYTLSVDPELNDKAFIVPGLGDAGDRAFG; this comes from the coding sequence GTGGTTTCCTTGGGTAGCGTCAAGGTTCTCGGGAACCCGGTGCTACAGGAGATACTCGGCAAGCTGAGATCCAGGGATACTCCGCGCAGGGAGTTCAGGGAGCTGCTGTTCAAGGCAGGCGTGTTCGAGGCGTACGAGATAGCAGAGGAGCTCCCCACCGAAGAGTGCTCCGTCGAGACACCGCTCGGACGCAGGGCTCCCTGCGTCAGGGTTACTGGAAAACTGGCGATAGTCGCTGTCCTCAGGGCCGCGCTACCGATGGCGATGGGGATGCTGGAAGTCTTCCCCGACGCCGCGCTGGGCTTCGTCGCCGCGAAGCGCTTAGAGGCCGACGCGCCGCCGCGGGACTGGAGGCTCGAGGTCTCCGTTCCCTACGTCTCCATGCCGCCGGACGCCGAGAACCTGGTAATAGTAGACCCCATGCTCGCAACAGGCTCCACGCTGGCGAGCGTGATTGAGAGGCTGAAGGGAGGCGGCTACTCCTACGGGAGGCTCTACGTAGCCACGGTGATATCCACGGAGCAGGGGATAAGGAGGGTTTTATCCGTCGAGCCGGAGGCCAGGATCTATACCCTCAGCGTGGACCCGGAGCTCAACGATAAAGCCTTCATAGTGCCCGGGCTCGGCGACGCCGGGGACAGGGCTTTCGGCTGA
- a CDS encoding TldD/PmbA family protein, translating to MIGEIPYLAEWLVKRALELGADEAEASFSVYRERSVKSEGAYPKALSRASVDVWIRVAKGKRVAIVTATSLDRDVLSEILERGVAMARVAEEDPHWGGLPDPEGPTHGWVGFDEGVATLGADWLIAAVRELAEEVRGRFPDVKVTGSGASAASGYSYVYNSRGLRAEDRGTSMGVYLSTKASHAGGEGTGFAFIHSRSMVAELEGLAERASRLALDAARGEKLGSSVTGNVLFKPYPLAELLDYLLVPALNAMNVLEGLSPLRDKVGEKVLGEMTLLDDGTLPGGIETSLFDAEGVPRRRTLLVERGVLRGYLHNTYTARRMSTKSTGNAGRARGSYTVSRSNMVVEGGDESEEELARDAAVVVDGSLLSVHTVNYVTGNFSVVATNPYLVKNGELKPLKPVTIAGNIYQSAPTLRFSRTPRNTYTGFYLPETLVGKVTVSG from the coding sequence ATGATCGGAGAGATACCGTACTTGGCGGAGTGGCTCGTAAAACGCGCCCTCGAGCTAGGGGCGGACGAGGCGGAGGCTAGCTTCTCGGTGTACAGGGAGAGGAGCGTCAAGTCGGAGGGCGCCTACCCCAAGGCGCTCTCGCGGGCATCCGTGGACGTCTGGATACGCGTGGCCAAGGGCAAGAGGGTCGCCATCGTCACGGCGACCTCCCTGGACAGGGACGTCCTCTCCGAAATCCTCGAGAGGGGGGTGGCGATGGCGAGGGTAGCCGAGGAGGACCCACACTGGGGAGGGCTACCCGACCCCGAGGGGCCGACGCACGGCTGGGTGGGCTTCGACGAGGGGGTAGCGACTTTGGGCGCGGATTGGCTTATCGCCGCGGTTAGAGAGCTGGCGGAGGAGGTGCGGGGAAGATTCCCGGACGTGAAGGTCACCGGGTCGGGGGCGAGCGCGGCCTCCGGCTACAGCTACGTCTACAACAGCAGGGGGCTGAGAGCGGAGGACAGGGGGACGTCGATGGGCGTGTACCTCTCCACGAAGGCTTCGCACGCGGGCGGAGAGGGGACGGGCTTCGCGTTCATCCACTCGAGGAGCATGGTCGCGGAGCTGGAGGGGCTAGCGGAGAGAGCCAGCAGGCTGGCGCTCGACGCGGCTAGGGGTGAGAAGCTGGGATCCTCGGTAACCGGGAACGTGCTCTTCAAGCCCTACCCCTTGGCGGAGCTCCTGGACTACCTGCTCGTACCCGCGCTCAACGCTATGAACGTCCTCGAGGGGCTCAGCCCGCTGAGAGACAAGGTTGGCGAAAAGGTCCTCGGAGAGATGACGCTCCTAGACGACGGAACCCTCCCCGGAGGCATTGAGACCTCGCTCTTCGACGCCGAGGGTGTGCCGCGCAGGCGGACCTTGCTGGTCGAAAGAGGCGTGCTTAGGGGTTACCTGCACAACACGTACACCGCCAGGAGGATGTCGACGAAGAGCACCGGTAACGCCGGTAGGGCTAGGGGCTCGTACACGGTGTCGCGCTCGAACATGGTAGTGGAGGGAGGAGACGAGTCCGAGGAGGAGCTAGCGCGAGACGCCGCCGTCGTTGTGGACGGAAGCCTCCTAAGCGTTCACACGGTGAACTACGTCACGGGTAACTTCAGCGTTGTAGCCACGAACCCATACCTCGTCAAGAACGGGGAACTTAAACCCCTCAAGCCCGTAACGATAGCCGGGAACATATACCAGTCGGCCCCCACGTTGAGGTTCTCCAGAACCCCCAGGAATACCTACACCGGCTTCTACCTGCCCGAAACGCTCGTAGGAAAAGTCACGGTATCAGGCTAG
- a CDS encoding formate dehydrogenase accessory protein FdhE, whose protein sequence is MSKGNLKEKLKEIQKDIPIEEGSLATYVGLIEVQEEAKGFYAEKFRDIDVEKVQEGFKEGKPAFLSLPLEISEEDIEKAYAAVTGYLSESLPETREPIARIEESRKTGELRLKELSDALFAGDEEHVHGVAERVGVDPEILEAVIAWSLQPIFQALSDAVSSKVDFSTWTSGRCPVCGGPTKLEYVDAGGHAHLRCQFCGTEWGYPEGKCPYCGNSDRKTVVEIPVKGEDKFKLMVCYKCGGYWKVVDERVVGGGVPRELYDIWSFRLDLLATGGER, encoded by the coding sequence ATGAGCAAGGGAAACTTGAAGGAAAAGCTGAAGGAGATACAGAAGGACATTCCCATCGAGGAAGGTTCTCTCGCTACGTACGTAGGGCTCATAGAGGTGCAGGAAGAGGCTAAGGGGTTCTACGCCGAGAAGTTCAGGGATATAGACGTGGAGAAGGTTCAGGAGGGCTTCAAGGAGGGTAAGCCCGCTTTCCTGTCGCTACCCCTTGAGATAAGCGAGGAAGACATCGAGAAGGCCTACGCGGCGGTGACGGGCTACCTCTCCGAGAGCCTTCCGGAGACCAGGGAGCCTATAGCGAGGATAGAGGAGTCCAGGAAGACCGGGGAGCTCAGGCTGAAGGAGCTCTCGGACGCACTGTTCGCAGGCGACGAGGAGCATGTCCATGGGGTGGCGGAGAGGGTTGGCGTGGACCCGGAGATACTGGAAGCCGTGATCGCCTGGTCCCTTCAGCCGATATTCCAGGCCCTCTCGGACGCCGTCAGCTCGAAGGTAGACTTCTCGACGTGGACCAGCGGGCGTTGCCCTGTGTGCGGCGGCCCGACCAAGCTCGAATACGTCGACGCGGGTGGTCACGCGCATCTCCGGTGCCAGTTCTGCGGGACGGAGTGGGGCTACCCGGAGGGGAAGTGCCCGTACTGTGGTAACTCGGACAGGAAGACGGTGGTCGAGATCCCCGTTAAAGGCGAGGACAAGTTCAAGCTGATGGTTTGCTACAAGTGCGGTGGCTACTGGAAGGTCGTCGACGAGAGGGTTGTAGGGGGAGGCGTACCGAGGGAGCTCTACGACATATGGTCCTTTAGGCTGGACCTGCTGGCGACGGGAGGAGAAAGGTAG
- a CDS encoding HD domain-containing protein has protein sequence MARFRDLGGGLYWSSCPDDDLLETLAKRGLGLVVDLTEEECQYSVPSGVDRVNYPIPDFSFRAFEGVLVKAVLPSLRYLESGRGVLVHCYGGIGRSGSTVAMILALRDGSSFEGVLRRLRRLGYENETLSQALAVRWFYRVKGLLDVGFLERLLLELEDEGYWKFLDHASSVAGVALDVLESLSGIYGFDRRDYVNAYLAGLLHDVGRVLGPEERHHEVGAEWVKRNPLLRGVCDVDIVSFAVYHHRRKTRLTEDPRIERLGVKAGVIAAAVRLGDAFKNAYAGEGTYVGTELRGSRLVIVINGHLNKGVDKRRIEEKAKALEELDRSIAVEVEEEL, from the coding sequence GTGGCGAGGTTTAGGGATCTCGGGGGCGGGCTCTACTGGTCGTCGTGCCCAGACGACGACCTACTGGAAACCCTCGCAAAGCGGGGGCTCGGGCTCGTCGTAGACCTCACCGAGGAGGAGTGCCAGTACAGCGTTCCGAGCGGGGTCGACAGGGTGAACTACCCCATCCCGGACTTCTCCTTCAGGGCCTTCGAGGGGGTCCTCGTGAAGGCAGTCCTCCCGTCGCTACGCTACCTGGAGAGCGGTAGAGGGGTTCTCGTGCACTGCTACGGCGGGATAGGTAGGAGCGGGAGCACTGTCGCCATGATCCTCGCGCTTAGGGACGGTTCCTCTTTTGAAGGCGTGCTCCGCAGGTTGCGGCGCCTCGGGTACGAGAACGAGACGCTGTCGCAAGCTCTAGCCGTGAGGTGGTTCTACCGCGTCAAGGGGCTTCTCGACGTCGGCTTCCTCGAAAGGCTCCTCCTGGAGCTCGAAGACGAGGGGTACTGGAAGTTCTTGGACCACGCGTCGAGCGTTGCCGGCGTCGCTCTCGACGTGCTCGAATCCCTCTCCGGTATCTACGGCTTCGATAGGAGGGACTACGTGAACGCCTACCTGGCGGGACTCCTGCACGACGTGGGAAGGGTTCTCGGCCCCGAGGAGAGGCACCACGAGGTTGGGGCTGAGTGGGTTAAGAGAAACCCCCTCCTAAGGGGGGTCTGCGACGTCGACATAGTCTCGTTTGCCGTGTACCACCACAGGAGGAAGACCAGGCTGACGGAGGACCCGCGCATCGAGAGGCTCGGGGTAAAAGCGGGAGTCATAGCGGCGGCCGTCAGGCTCGGAGACGCCTTCAAGAACGCCTACGCCGGCGAGGGGACCTACGTGGGCACAGAGCTGCGCGGCTCGAGGCTCGTGATTGTAATCAACGGCCACCTCAACAAGGGTGTCGACAAGCGGAGAATCGAGGAGAAGGCGAAGGCGCTCGAAGAGCTCGATAGGAGCATCGCTGTGGAGGTCGAGGAGGAGCTCTAG
- a CDS encoding type II toxin-antitoxin system VapC family toxin, with protein sequence MREAVVDASVVVKWFVEEEGSDKALKVRDMYVEGEVELVAPELLVYEVLNALYYKRLFSEEEMAQVLEALEAYSFKLYPLKGEYARKALEISYRCDVTVYDASYVALAVLRDTYVYTADEKLARRLGEPYSGRVKLISSL encoded by the coding sequence ATGCGAGAAGCGGTAGTTGACGCCAGCGTGGTTGTGAAGTGGTTCGTCGAGGAGGAGGGCTCGGATAAAGCGCTGAAAGTAAGGGACATGTACGTCGAGGGGGAGGTAGAGCTCGTAGCCCCAGAGCTCCTCGTGTACGAGGTTCTCAACGCGCTGTACTACAAGAGGCTTTTCTCGGAGGAGGAAATGGCGCAGGTACTCGAAGCACTCGAAGCCTACTCCTTCAAGCTCTACCCCCTCAAGGGCGAGTACGCGAGGAAAGCCCTAGAGATCTCCTATAGGTGCGACGTAACGGTGTACGACGCCTCCTACGTGGCGCTGGCAGTCCTCAGGGACACCTACGTATACACGGCGGACGAGAAGCTCGCGAGAAGGCTCGGCGAGCCCTACTCGGGGAGGGTAAAGCTCATCTCGAGCCTATAG
- a CDS encoding damage-control phosphatase ARMT1 family protein, whose product MRIHPECVLCIYRTRAGEVLASNLSDEAKVEALGKLTVFYGGLVEPSSSTVVLAWKAFRKVKELLGAEDPYRYFKEQSHAAAMSVVERLAARAEGLEGYERFKYFLSLSVAANLVDPGSPMGVSPEQLLEKASSLRFARDETDRLYLTLLQSSRVTYLLDNCGEAVFDGLVLRELRRMGIQLKIVAKGAPYQNDVTHDDALRMGFQELGEVVSTGSDFPGVVPGYVSEEAVKALEWADVVISKGMANFEAFLMSPPKTAVFVAFVAKCRPIAQAARVNPGDAVAAFLRYPQGLRQSL is encoded by the coding sequence GTGAGGATACACCCGGAGTGCGTGCTCTGCATCTACAGGACGAGGGCTGGGGAGGTGCTGGCGTCCAACCTCTCCGACGAGGCGAAAGTGGAGGCTCTGGGCAAGCTCACTGTTTTCTACGGCGGGCTCGTGGAGCCGTCGTCCTCCACGGTCGTCCTGGCGTGGAAGGCTTTCAGGAAGGTCAAGGAGCTGTTGGGAGCCGAGGACCCCTACAGGTATTTCAAGGAGCAGAGCCACGCGGCGGCAATGAGCGTTGTCGAGAGGCTCGCGGCGAGGGCTGAGGGGCTGGAGGGCTACGAGAGGTTCAAGTACTTCCTGTCGCTGAGCGTCGCGGCGAACCTCGTGGACCCGGGGTCCCCGATGGGGGTTTCGCCGGAGCAGCTCCTCGAGAAGGCCTCCTCGCTGAGGTTCGCGAGGGACGAGACGGACAGGCTCTACCTAACGCTCCTGCAGAGCTCTAGGGTCACGTACCTGCTGGATAACTGCGGCGAAGCGGTGTTCGACGGGCTCGTCCTGAGGGAGCTCAGGAGGATGGGAATCCAGCTCAAGATAGTGGCGAAGGGTGCTCCCTACCAGAACGACGTGACGCACGACGACGCCCTGAGGATGGGCTTCCAGGAGCTCGGCGAGGTCGTGAGCACGGGGAGCGATTTTCCCGGGGTGGTCCCGGGCTACGTCTCGGAGGAGGCTGTGAAGGCCCTCGAGTGGGCAGACGTCGTGATATCGAAGGGCATGGCTAACTTCGAGGCTTTCCTGATGAGCCCGCCGAAGACCGCGGTATTCGTAGCTTTCGTGGCAAAGTGCAGGCCCATAGCGCAGGCAGCCAGGGTGAACCCCGGCGACGCCGTCGCCGCCTTCCTGAGGTACCCTCAAGGGCTTAGGCAGTCCCTTTGA